Proteins co-encoded in one Rubrobacter aplysinae genomic window:
- a CDS encoding acetoin utilization protein AcuC has product MSGHPVMVHDRALESYGFGEDHPFNPLRIRLTIELCEELGLFDGVEMVGAEPAAEEDLLAVHSLSYVRSVQEAGGGGMLDPVRAAELMRYGIGTPDNPVVPGVHEACSHVVGAVMEASRMVMAGEAEHAMCVSGGLHHALRSQASGFCFYNDAGAAIARLKKDYPGIRVAYVDTDAHHGDGVQWMFYEDPEVLTISMHESGRYLFPGTGGVGERGRGEGEGYSVNVPLEPYTGDESWISCFEEVVPETLRAFGPDIIISQNGCDGHRLDPLTHLAATTRLYEHVPRRVHDLAHDLCGGKWVATGGGGYDWWRVVPRAWTALWAVVSHAELPEKTAGDWISRWQRECPVELPRLMHDLAEEYPPGPRASSIADRNRRTVEEVLEKVLPLIK; this is encoded by the coding sequence GTGAGCGGTCACCCGGTAATGGTTCACGACAGGGCGTTAGAGTCCTATGGTTTTGGCGAGGACCACCCGTTCAATCCCCTGCGCATCCGGCTCACCATCGAGCTGTGCGAAGAGCTCGGGCTGTTCGACGGGGTTGAGATGGTCGGGGCGGAGCCGGCCGCTGAGGAGGACCTCCTGGCCGTCCACAGCCTGTCCTACGTGCGTAGCGTACAGGAGGCCGGCGGAGGGGGGATGCTGGACCCGGTGAGGGCCGCGGAGCTCATGCGCTACGGTATCGGTACGCCGGACAACCCCGTGGTGCCGGGCGTACACGAGGCGTGCTCCCACGTGGTGGGCGCGGTGATGGAGGCGAGCCGGATGGTCATGGCCGGTGAGGCCGAGCACGCCATGTGCGTCTCCGGCGGCCTGCACCACGCCCTCAGGAGTCAGGCGAGCGGCTTCTGCTTCTACAACGACGCCGGGGCCGCGATAGCCCGGCTCAAGAAGGACTACCCCGGTATCCGCGTCGCCTACGTGGACACGGACGCCCACCACGGCGACGGCGTGCAGTGGATGTTCTACGAGGACCCCGAGGTGCTCACCATCTCCATGCACGAGTCCGGGCGGTATCTGTTCCCCGGCACCGGCGGCGTCGGGGAGCGGGGCCGGGGAGAGGGAGAAGGCTACTCGGTCAACGTCCCCCTCGAGCCCTACACCGGGGACGAGTCCTGGATCTCGTGCTTCGAGGAGGTCGTGCCCGAGACCCTGCGGGCGTTCGGCCCGGACATCATCATCTCCCAGAACGGCTGTGACGGTCACCGGCTGGACCCTTTGACCCATCTCGCGGCCACGACCCGCCTGTACGAGCACGTCCCGCGCCGCGTCCACGACCTCGCCCACGACCTCTGCGGCGGGAAGTGGGTCGCGACCGGGGGCGGCGGCTACGACTGGTGGCGCGTCGTGCCCAGGGCCTGGACCGCGCTCTGGGCCGTCGTCTCTCATGCAGAGCTGCCCGAGAAAACGGCCGGGGATTGGATCTCCCGCTGGCAACGCGAGTGCCCCGTGGAGCTGCCGCGCCTGATGCACGACCTGGCCGAGGAGTATCCGCCGGGCCCCCGGGCCTCGTCTATAGCGGACCGCAACCGCCGCACCGTCGAGGAGGTCCTGGAGAAGGTGCTGCCGCTAATAAAATGA
- a CDS encoding carboxymuconolactone decarboxylase family protein: MMLGRSVGLSEDKIHHVGDDDPPEDVYEPSERAIVRYGRRSTLEITVDEETYGALTEHYALEQVMEIWALVGVANMVNRFHATFHTDVDPETLQAVEAGDQEAGSCPLPMPDKP; encoded by the coding sequence GTGATGCTCGGTCGGAGCGTCGGACTCAGCGAGGACAAGATCCACCACGTCGGCGACGATGACCCGCCGGAGGACGTCTACGAGCCTTCGGAGCGGGCGATAGTGCGTTACGGCCGCAGGTCCACTCTGGAGATAACCGTGGACGAGGAAACCTACGGGGCGCTCACCGAACACTACGCCCTGGAGCAGGTCATGGAGATCTGGGCCCTGGTCGGCGTTGCGAACATGGTGAACCGCTTCCACGCCACCTTCCACACGGACGTGGACCCGGAGACCCTACAGGCGGTGGAGGCCGGAGACCAGGAGGCAGGCTCGTGCCCCCTGCCGATGCCGGATAAGCCCTGA
- a CDS encoding ATP-dependent Clp protease adaptor ClpS has product MSEEIVTRRVTRAGAGITQLPQVILATEAPVKKPETPTKSKATPEPTYKVILHNDSSNPMEHVVQSLQQVIPKMTQEKAVTIMLEAHTKGKAVAKRCHKELAEMYEEGLRSRGLIATIEPD; this is encoded by the coding sequence ATGAGCGAGGAGATCGTCACCCGGCGGGTTACCCGAGCCGGTGCCGGGATAACGCAGTTACCGCAGGTTATCCTGGCCACCGAGGCCCCGGTAAAGAAGCCCGAGACCCCCACGAAAAGCAAGGCCACTCCGGAGCCGACTTACAAGGTGATCCTCCACAACGACAGCAGCAACCCGATGGAGCACGTCGTGCAGTCCCTACAACAGGTCATACCCAAGATGACCCAGGAAAAGGCCGTCACGATCATGCTGGAGGCCCATACCAAGGGTAAAGCGGTAGCCAAACGCTGCCACAAGGAGCTCGCCGAGATGTACGAGGAAGGGCTCCGCTCCAGAGGCCTGATCGCCACCATAGAGCCCGATTAG
- a CDS encoding Na+/H+ antiporter subunit E yields the protein MSRALPAIAFLTLVYAMVLSSFKPMDLLVGAVVSGALVFGLSRFLFPERGWSGSVRGGFLRRLAAFPVYAGAVVWDVIQGTWTVSLYTLGIRELRSPGIVAVPIGERTPVGIAVSTLATTLSPGTFLVAVDHEQGVMLIHAIEAGDPDEVRDSLEQMYQRYQKKVFP from the coding sequence TTGAGCCGGGCCTTGCCTGCCATAGCATTTTTGACGCTCGTCTACGCGATGGTGCTTTCGAGCTTTAAGCCGATGGATCTGCTCGTGGGGGCTGTGGTCTCTGGCGCCCTGGTCTTCGGGTTGAGCCGGTTCCTGTTCCCCGAGCGGGGCTGGAGCGGGAGCGTGCGGGGCGGCTTTCTGCGGCGGCTGGCGGCTTTCCCCGTGTACGCGGGCGCGGTGGTGTGGGACGTGATCCAGGGCACCTGGACCGTCTCACTCTACACCCTGGGGATAAGGGAACTCAGGAGCCCTGGGATAGTCGCGGTCCCGATAGGAGAGCGCACGCCGGTCGGGATTGCGGTCTCGACGCTGGCCACGACCCTCTCGCCGGGCACCTTCCTGGTTGCGGTGGATCACGAGCAGGGAGTAATGCTGATCCACGCCATAGAGGCCGGGGACCCGGACGAGGTACGGGACTCCCTGGAGCAGATGTACCAGCGTTATCAGAAGAAGGTCTTTCCCTAG
- the mbhE gene encoding hydrogen gas-evolving membrane-bound hydrogenase subunit E, translating into MAALSGLARPALAAPTAALFAGLAALATLFGWYSGGGSVDVAWAPALDLRFSLELDGLAALYSLLATGIGFAVFVYSWRYLPLHLEHESHAGKPEHEHGVRFFAFMALFMGSMVGLAMAQDLILVFLFWDLTAIASYFLIGFDRHKEDSRASALMALVVTGSTAVLLLVGALMLYGAHGTFSIPELARLTEPGPLLTVAGGLIAIAGLAKSAQVPFQFWLPRAMAAPTPVSAYLHSAAMVAAGVLLIGRVYPLLQKSETLLTALMVVGLLSIAVGGILALTRDVLKQLLAYSTISQYGYVVFMYGLGGKYGAVGAALYVIAHALAKSALFLTAGAASEATGETRLSRLGGLAPRMPALAVGSGVAAAGLAAFPFTIGFFKDELFYGAAFERGAPFAFLALAATILTLAYTWRFWSGVFLGPYRTAAEPVSGMMTGPILGLGALTILGGVLVGPFADLARAAGAASYLGAVKSVEPAYHLDARPENLLALATFALGALLILTRPYWQGAASLFARAGEVAGPERAYNASVDGLNRLSTVMHNIEVRDMRSRVAAILLPAGVLVGIGFLATVQGGTYRFGSIDAQDWPLLFALVAASLATIATAFARKHVTIALVLSSSGFSVAVAFAFFGAPDVALVAVLVETIVTLVLLGMLRLIPRKTLESGARIPIKAVRRKAFVAVVAGCFAMAISWSTLSQPSSPRSVAQRHIALTPDAHGKDVVTVILADFRGLDTMGEISVVALVLLGVATLLARGRLP; encoded by the coding sequence GTGGCCGCGCTCTCTGGCCTGGCTCGTCCGGCGCTGGCGGCCCCGACCGCCGCCCTGTTCGCCGGGCTGGCGGCGCTGGCCACGCTCTTCGGATGGTACTCGGGCGGCGGGTCTGTAGACGTGGCTTGGGCACCGGCGCTAGACCTCCGTTTCTCGCTGGAGCTGGACGGTCTGGCGGCGCTGTACTCGCTGCTGGCGACCGGTATAGGGTTCGCGGTGTTCGTCTACTCCTGGCGCTACCTGCCGCTCCACCTGGAGCACGAGTCGCACGCCGGAAAGCCCGAGCACGAGCACGGGGTAAGGTTCTTCGCGTTCATGGCGCTGTTTATGGGCTCGATGGTCGGGCTGGCGATGGCGCAGGATCTCATCCTGGTCTTCTTGTTTTGGGACCTCACGGCGATAGCGAGCTACTTCCTCATCGGCTTCGACCGTCACAAGGAGGACTCCCGGGCCTCGGCGCTCATGGCGCTCGTGGTGACCGGCTCCACCGCCGTGCTGTTGCTGGTGGGGGCGCTCATGCTCTATGGTGCGCACGGGACCTTCTCCATCCCGGAGCTCGCGCGTCTCACCGAGCCCGGGCCGCTCCTGACCGTGGCGGGGGGCCTGATCGCAATCGCCGGGCTCGCCAAGAGCGCCCAGGTGCCGTTCCAGTTCTGGCTGCCGCGGGCTATGGCCGCGCCGACCCCGGTCAGCGCCTATCTGCACTCGGCGGCGATGGTCGCCGCCGGGGTGCTCCTGATCGGGCGCGTCTACCCGCTCCTGCAAAAGAGCGAGACGCTGCTCACCGCGCTGATGGTCGTCGGGCTGCTCTCGATAGCGGTCGGCGGCATCTTGGCGCTCACCCGGGACGTCCTGAAGCAGCTCCTGGCGTACTCCACGATCTCGCAGTACGGATACGTGGTGTTCATGTACGGGCTCGGCGGGAAATATGGCGCGGTCGGGGCCGCACTGTACGTGATCGCCCACGCCCTCGCGAAGAGCGCGCTCTTCCTGACCGCCGGGGCCGCCTCCGAGGCAACGGGCGAGACACGGCTCTCGCGCCTGGGAGGCCTTGCGCCGAGAATGCCGGCTCTCGCGGTCGGCAGCGGGGTGGCGGCCGCCGGGCTCGCGGCGTTCCCCTTCACGATAGGGTTCTTCAAGGATGAGCTATTCTACGGGGCGGCGTTCGAGCGGGGCGCGCCGTTCGCCTTTCTCGCGCTCGCGGCGACCATCCTGACGCTCGCCTACACCTGGCGCTTCTGGAGCGGGGTGTTCCTCGGCCCGTACCGTACCGCCGCGGAGCCGGTCTCGGGGATGATGACCGGCCCGATCCTGGGCCTCGGCGCGCTTACGATCCTTGGTGGCGTGCTGGTCGGTCCTTTCGCGGACCTGGCACGGGCGGCCGGGGCGGCCTCGTACCTGGGAGCGGTAAAGAGCGTGGAGCCCGCCTATCATCTGGACGCCCGGCCCGAGAACTTGCTTGCGCTGGCGACCTTCGCGCTGGGGGCTCTTTTAATCCTGACGCGGCCGTACTGGCAGGGGGCGGCTTCGCTGTTCGCCCGCGCGGGAGAGGTGGCCGGACCGGAGAGGGCCTACAACGCGAGCGTGGACGGACTGAACCGGCTCTCGACGGTGATGCACAACATAGAGGTGCGGGACATGCGGAGCCGGGTCGCGGCCATACTCCTGCCCGCCGGGGTGCTGGTCGGGATCGGGTTCCTGGCCACCGTGCAGGGCGGCACTTACAGGTTCGGGTCCATTGACGCCCAAGACTGGCCGCTGCTGTTCGCGCTCGTGGCGGCCTCGCTCGCGACCATTGCGACGGCGTTCGCCCGCAAGCACGTGACCATCGCCCTGGTGCTATCGAGCTCCGGCTTCTCGGTGGCGGTGGCGTTCGCCTTCTTCGGCGCGCCGGACGTCGCGCTGGTCGCCGTGCTCGTCGAGACGATAGTCACCCTCGTGCTGCTCGGGATGCTGCGTCTCATCCCGCGCAAGACGCTCGAAAGTGGGGCCCGCATCCCCATCAAGGCGGTGCGGCGCAAGGCCTTCGTCGCCGTGGTCGCCGGGTGTTTCGCGATGGCGATCTCGTGGAGTACGCTATCGCAGCCGTCCTCGCCCCGTAGCGTGGCCCAGCGCCACATAGCCCTCACACCGGACGCCCACGGCAAGGACGTGGTGACGGTGATACTCGCCGACTTCCGGGGGCTAGATACGATGGGTGAGATCTCGGTCGTCGCCCTGGTGCTGCTCGGGGTGGCGACGCTGCTCGCCCGGGGGAGGCTGCCTTGA
- a CDS encoding MnhB domain-containing protein: MSARRDNRRPGEGVDKAGKANSGINGTAEEVTSIMTRVVARLLLAPTLVAAVAIIVKGYAQPGDGFSAGVVAALGLLMQYLAFGRDEVERTLPVRGIGKLSYVGLLIALTVAIVPLFMGDPVFTHYPAPGSDVIYIGTIELITAVAFDCGIALLVLGYGTGVISLVSRVMGDPTVADVEEKTYEVGPVERLKEGRTL; the protein is encoded by the coding sequence TTGAGCGCCAGGCGCGACAACCGGCGCCCCGGAGAGGGCGTGGATAAAGCGGGTAAGGCAAACTCTGGAATCAACGGCACCGCCGAAGAGGTGACGAGCATCATGACGCGGGTGGTCGCCCGGCTGCTGCTCGCGCCGACTTTGGTGGCCGCCGTCGCGATCATCGTGAAAGGCTACGCCCAGCCCGGAGACGGTTTCTCCGCCGGGGTGGTCGCCGCGCTCGGCTTACTCATGCAGTATCTGGCCTTCGGGCGCGACGAGGTAGAGCGGACGCTCCCGGTGCGGGGCATCGGCAAGCTCTCCTACGTTGGGCTCCTGATCGCGCTGACGGTCGCCATAGTGCCGCTGTTCATGGGAGATCCGGTCTTTACCCACTACCCCGCGCCCGGCTCGGACGTCATCTACATCGGCACCATCGAGCTGATAACGGCCGTCGCCTTCGACTGCGGCATCGCCCTACTGGTGCTCGGGTATGGCACCGGCGTTATAAGCCTGGTGTCGAGGGTCATGGGCGACCCCACCGTGGCGGACGTGGAGGAGAAGACCTACGAGGTCGGCCCGGTAGAGAGGCTCAAAGAGGGCCGGACGCTGTGA
- a CDS encoding Dabb family protein: protein MEHVVLFTMRDDVSGEDTRDLISSLNALEESVPGVVDLSVGEDFSGRSGGYTHGLVVRLRTRDDLQGYMQHPDHLAVVEKLDQRTTGRIVVDYEPET from the coding sequence GTGGAGCACGTCGTGCTGTTTACCATGCGGGATGACGTATCCGGCGAGGATACGCGGGACCTTATAAGCTCCCTGAACGCCCTGGAGGAGTCCGTGCCCGGCGTCGTGGACCTTAGCGTGGGAGAGGACTTCAGCGGACGCTCCGGGGGCTACACCCACGGTCTGGTCGTCAGGCTGCGCACCCGCGACGACCTCCAGGGCTACATGCAGCACCCCGACCACCTCGCGGTCGTGGAGAAGCTGGATCAGAGGACGACCGGACGCATAGTCGTGGACTACGAGCCAGAGACCTAG
- a CDS encoding rhodanese-like domain-containing protein, which yields MDRSFGEEGLPNITPADLKRRLDAGDAGQSLQLLDVREPWEFERARIEGSVLTPMSVIAEEGMPEPDGERDTVVICHHGVRSAHIVRLLGSAGFERVLNLEGGLDSYSAADPEVPRY from the coding sequence ATGGACCGGAGCTTCGGAGAAGAGGGCCTGCCGAACATAACGCCGGCCGACTTGAAGCGCCGCCTCGACGCCGGGGACGCCGGACAGAGCCTGCAGCTACTCGACGTGCGGGAACCCTGGGAGTTCGAGCGGGCTCGCATCGAAGGCTCGGTGCTGACCCCGATGTCCGTGATCGCCGAGGAGGGGATGCCGGAGCCCGACGGCGAGCGGGATACCGTGGTGATCTGCCACCACGGCGTGCGCAGCGCCCACATCGTGCGTCTCCTCGGGAGCGCCGGATTCGAGCGGGTGTTGAACCTCGAAGGCGGCCTCGACTCCTACTCCGCCGCCGACCCCGAGGTGCCCCGTTACTGA
- a CDS encoding TVP38/TMEM64 family protein: protein MGRPCPPPHLPGHETGEERPLNGRSSKSPRSLKSSKEREPVDTTGSREESPAPGGPEETEGSKRPAAKKPRRRGGWIYVVVGLAFAAVLGWLIYSGLITQAIRFENSLDTESMRQAIQNIGPAAPLASVGLMILHTYFPFPLEILALANGLVFGAWGGIAITWFSMILSAWVGYSTTRFARPLAYKITSGERLERMEAWTARRSTWQLVAIRFVPVVSFSLLNLAMGLLKVPFWKFTWTTALGIIPIVVVSVLAGNLLHLGPVAWMVIGGVVVAYVCWELWRYTSRRSRASDGG, encoded by the coding sequence GTGGGAAGACCATGCCCGCCGCCGCATCTACCCGGCCACGAGACCGGAGAGGAACGCCCGCTGAACGGGAGAAGCTCTAAAAGCCCCAGAAGCCTCAAAAGCTCCAAAGAGCGGGAGCCGGTAGACACCACCGGGTCCCGGGAGGAGTCTCCCGCCCCTGGTGGCCCGGAGGAGACGGAGGGCAGTAAGCGACCGGCGGCGAAGAAGCCCCGGCGGCGTGGGGGCTGGATCTACGTCGTGGTCGGGCTGGCCTTCGCGGCGGTGCTGGGGTGGTTGATCTACAGCGGTCTGATCACACAGGCCATCAGGTTCGAGAACAGCCTGGATACGGAGAGCATGCGCCAGGCCATCCAGAATATCGGGCCTGCCGCGCCGCTCGCCTCCGTAGGGCTGATGATACTGCACACGTACTTTCCGTTCCCCCTGGAGATACTGGCGCTCGCGAACGGACTGGTCTTTGGCGCCTGGGGCGGCATCGCCATCACCTGGTTCAGCATGATCCTCTCGGCCTGGGTCGGGTACTCCACCACCCGGTTCGCCCGGCCGCTGGCATACAAAATAACCTCCGGCGAACGCCTGGAGAGGATGGAAGCCTGGACCGCGCGCCGCTCCACCTGGCAACTCGTGGCGATACGTTTCGTGCCAGTGGTCTCCTTTAGCCTCCTGAACCTCGCGATGGGGCTGCTGAAGGTCCCATTTTGGAAGTTTACCTGGACCACCGCGCTCGGCATCATCCCGATAGTCGTGGTCTCCGTGCTGGCGGGCAACCTGCTCCACCTGGGGCCCGTGGCCTGGATGGTGATCGGCGGCGTGGTCGTGGCCTACGTCTGTTGGGAGCTCTGGCGCTACACCTCGAGGCGCAGCCGCGCCAGCGACGGCGGCTAG
- a CDS encoding sodium:proton antiporter: MIFAISLTVAILFGTGSYLMLQRNLVRMVVGIVLISNAANLFIIASGLSVGVTPIVPIPEGETASDPLVQAMVLTAIVISSSITALLLALVYRLYRAHGSVDINDLSRAEIRAAEALEEDGSSRPVTREEEPRTGSEDPERETPEESAPHPGGGRGMGD, encoded by the coding sequence GTGATATTCGCCATCTCGCTGACCGTGGCCATCCTCTTCGGCACCGGCTCCTACCTGATGCTCCAGCGGAACCTGGTGCGGATGGTGGTGGGGATCGTCCTGATCTCCAACGCGGCGAACCTGTTTATCATCGCCTCCGGGCTCTCCGTCGGCGTCACCCCGATAGTGCCCATACCCGAGGGGGAGACGGCGAGCGACCCGCTGGTGCAGGCGATGGTGCTGACGGCCATAGTCATCAGCTCCAGCATCACCGCGCTACTTCTGGCGCTGGTCTACAGGCTGTATCGCGCCCACGGCTCCGTGGACATAAACGACCTCTCCAGGGCCGAGATCCGGGCCGCCGAGGCCCTCGAAGAGGATGGCTCTTCCCGGCCCGTGACCCGAGAAGAGGAGCCGAGAACCGGCTCCGAAGACCCCGAGCGGGAGACCCCGGAAGAGTCCGCCCCCCACCCGGGCGGCGGTAGAGGGATGGGGGACTAG
- a CDS encoding nuclear transport factor 2 family protein, translated as MQQDEEPRPPTPPFDEETARQKVKLAQDAWNTCDPEKVAKAYTVDSRWRNRDEFFEGRDEIVAFLERKWSRELDYRLMKELWCYEDNRISVRFEYESRDAEGRWWRSHGNEHWEFDDNGLMRRRDASINDYEIHESERRIGVAREGS; from the coding sequence TTGCAGCAGGACGAGGAGCCGAGGCCGCCGACGCCGCCGTTCGACGAGGAGACGGCCCGCCAGAAGGTGAAGCTGGCGCAGGACGCCTGGAACACCTGCGACCCCGAGAAGGTTGCCAAGGCGTACACCGTGGACTCCAGGTGGCGTAACCGCGACGAGTTTTTCGAGGGTCGGGACGAGATAGTCGCCTTTCTGGAGCGCAAGTGGTCGCGCGAGCTCGACTACCGGCTGATGAAGGAGTTGTGGTGTTACGAGGACAACCGCATCTCCGTGCGCTTCGAGTACGAGTCCCGGGACGCGGAAGGCCGCTGGTGGCGCAGCCACGGCAACGAGCACTGGGAGTTCGACGATAACGGCCTCATGCGCCGCCGGGACGCCTCGATAAACGACTATGAGATACACGAGTCCGAGCGCCGCATCGGGGTCGCTCGGGAAGGGAGCTAG
- the moaA gene encoding GTP 3',8-cyclase MoaA, producing MARTSQMVQLTDSFERKMDYLRISVTDRCNFRCQYCMPEDIKFENPELLLSLEEMLTFAEACLQLGVTKVRVTGGEPLVRKGVVGFIGQLKAMGFEDVTMTTNGFLLKENLEGLVDAGLDRVNISIDTLQPEKFQFITRRNHFQKVWDAIMAALETPLSPVKLNAVAMRGVNDDEIVDMARLTQEHALHVRFIELMPLNGDTDGVRFRKLFISGKEILDRARTELGDLKPVEKDDPAAPADEFKFDGAPGNFGVITPVSEPFCARCSRLRLTADGKIHPCLLTDLDVPVMDAIRSEEPITEIHKVLWETARVKPAAGLTLPEESRNRTMSQIGG from the coding sequence ATGGCACGCACGTCACAGATGGTTCAGCTAACCGACAGCTTTGAGCGCAAGATGGATTACCTGCGCATCTCGGTCACCGACCGGTGCAACTTCCGCTGCCAGTACTGCATGCCGGAGGACATAAAGTTCGAGAACCCAGAGCTCCTGCTTTCGCTGGAGGAGATGCTCACCTTCGCCGAGGCCTGCCTACAGCTCGGAGTAACCAAGGTCCGCGTCACCGGCGGCGAGCCGCTGGTGCGCAAGGGTGTGGTGGGGTTCATAGGCCAGCTAAAGGCGATGGGCTTCGAGGACGTCACCATGACCACCAACGGTTTCCTCCTCAAGGAGAACCTGGAAGGCCTGGTGGATGCCGGGCTTGACCGGGTAAACATCTCCATAGACACCCTCCAGCCCGAGAAGTTCCAGTTCATCACCCGCCGCAATCACTTCCAGAAGGTGTGGGACGCGATCATGGCGGCCCTAGAGACCCCGCTGTCTCCGGTAAAGCTAAACGCCGTGGCGATGCGGGGCGTGAACGACGACGAGATAGTGGACATGGCGAGGCTCACCCAGGAGCACGCCCTGCACGTGCGCTTTATAGAGCTCATGCCCCTGAATGGCGACACCGACGGGGTAAGGTTCAGGAAGCTCTTTATCTCGGGTAAGGAGATCCTGGACCGGGCGAGGACGGAGCTTGGGGATTTGAAGCCCGTGGAGAAAGACGACCCCGCGGCCCCGGCGGACGAGTTCAAGTTCGACGGCGCGCCGGGTAACTTCGGCGTGATAACGCCGGTATCGGAGCCGTTCTGCGCCAGGTGCTCCAGACTGAGGCTAACGGCGGACGGCAAGATCCACCCCTGCCTGCTAACCGACCTCGACGTGCCGGTGATGGACGCCATACGCTCCGAAGAGCCGATAACCGAGATACACAAGGTTTTGTGGGAGACGGCCCGGGTGAAGCCGGCCGCCGGTTTGACGCTCCCCGAGGAGTCCCGAAACCGCACCATGAGCCAGATCGGGGGCTAG
- a CDS encoding complex I subunit 5 family protein encodes MALLAAPILITWVFAAVLAMLDGHKRVVGWFAVAGMTASFAATVALAVRVVRGGEIEMISGGWPEGVGIALRADALGVTFALISGAVILISLTYEVLGGVRSRTFPALVLFLNSGLMGIFLTGDIFNFYVFFEIAMTASYVLTGYRERDYQVRAAFIFAVVNLLGSVIFVIAVAGLYHLTGSLDMDVVAARIGDAGIAPTIFIAAAIFVAFGLKLGLFPFHFWLPAVYVGSHAPVAAILSGALANIGSYGLLRFGGGILPEQLAEARVVLLVIGTLSIIYGALQAISRRSPVEVMAYSSIGQVGYILVALGIGGPLGFAAATLYAFVNSLNKLLLFLATGLRGPLVGAAFVIGAFSVAGVPPAVGFLGKLSLFQASIGLESLWGSVVLVALVFAGSVLSFLYSFQVYQRVYMRPGESPARRPGEASPTIERGGKPSPAVVRGLLIVVAGLVVALGLWPEPLLVLSQGAAEALSAPSAPAAPSDPAASMGGGR; translated from the coding sequence GTGGCGCTGCTGGCGGCCCCCATCCTCATAACCTGGGTGTTCGCCGCGGTGCTCGCCATGCTGGATGGGCACAAACGGGTGGTAGGGTGGTTCGCGGTGGCGGGCATGACGGCGAGCTTCGCCGCCACGGTCGCGCTGGCCGTGCGGGTCGTGCGCGGCGGGGAGATAGAGATGATCTCGGGCGGGTGGCCCGAAGGGGTGGGCATCGCGCTGCGGGCCGACGCGCTCGGGGTAACGTTCGCGCTCATCTCGGGGGCGGTTATCCTGATCTCGCTTACCTACGAGGTGCTCGGCGGGGTGCGCTCCAGGACCTTCCCGGCGCTGGTTCTGTTCCTGAACAGCGGCCTCATGGGCATCTTCCTCACCGGTGACATCTTCAACTTCTACGTGTTCTTCGAGATAGCCATGACCGCCTCGTACGTGCTAACGGGCTACCGGGAGCGGGACTATCAGGTGCGGGCGGCGTTTATCTTCGCGGTGGTGAACCTTCTGGGGTCCGTTATATTCGTGATCGCGGTCGCCGGCCTGTATCACCTTACGGGCTCTCTGGACATGGACGTGGTCGCGGCGAGGATAGGCGACGCCGGGATCGCGCCCACCATCTTTATCGCGGCGGCGATCTTCGTGGCGTTCGGGCTCAAGCTGGGGCTGTTTCCGTTTCACTTCTGGCTGCCGGCGGTCTACGTCGGCTCGCACGCCCCGGTGGCGGCGATACTCTCGGGGGCGCTGGCGAACATCGGGAGCTACGGGCTGCTGCGTTTCGGCGGCGGCATACTGCCCGAGCAGCTCGCCGAGGCCCGGGTGGTGCTGCTCGTGATCGGCACGCTCTCTATAATCTACGGCGCGTTGCAGGCGATCTCGCGCCGCTCGCCGGTCGAGGTTATGGCCTACTCGTCCATAGGCCAGGTGGGATACATACTGGTCGCGCTCGGCATAGGCGGCCCTCTGGGGTTCGCGGCGGCGACGCTGTACGCGTTCGTGAACTCGCTGAACAAGCTGCTCCTGTTCCTGGCGACCGGGCTGCGGGGGCCGCTGGTGGGGGCGGCTTTCGTGATAGGGGCGTTCTCCGTGGCGGGCGTGCCGCCGGCGGTCGGGTTCCTGGGCAAGCTCTCCCTCTTTCAGGCGAGCATCGGGCTGGAGTCGCTGTGGGGCAGCGTGGTGCTGGTCGCGCTGGTCTTCGCGGGCAGCGTCCTGTCGTTTCTCTACTCTTTCCAGGTGTACCAGCGGGTGTACATGAGGCCCGGGGAGTCTCCGGCCCGGCGTCCGGGGGAGGCCAGCCCGACGATAGAGCGCGGCGGCAAGCCGAGCCCGGCGGTTGTGCGGGGGCTTTTGATAGTGGTCGCGGGTCTGGTGGTCGCGCTGGGCCTGTGGCCGGAGCCGCTACTGGTACTGAGCCAGGGCGCGGCCGAGGCGCTGTCTGCCCCATCAGCCCCAGCAGCCCCATCAGACCCTGCCGCCTCGATGGGGGGTGGCCGATGA
- a CDS encoding carboxymuconolactone decarboxylase family protein, protein MARIPIMHEDDPSTPRQTRELLGEIGERRGQVLNIYRAMANHPQLAKPFVEFYVTAREGGLTQAECELAYLSATVANDCHY, encoded by the coding sequence TTGGCGCGCATACCCATCATGCACGAGGATGACCCCTCTACCCCGCGGCAGACGCGGGAGCTTCTGGGGGAGATCGGCGAAAGGCGGGGGCAGGTGCTCAACATATACCGGGCGATGGCCAATCACCCGCAGCTTGCGAAGCCTTTTGTGGAGTTCTACGTGACCGCGAGAGAGGGCGGGCTTACGCAGGCCGAGTGCGAGCTCGCGTACCTTTCGGCGACCGTCGCGAACGACTGTCACTACTGA